The Lineus longissimus chromosome 6, tnLinLong1.2, whole genome shotgun sequence sequence ATCATAAGTTTGTTCTGCAAGAAAAGAAGTTGATATGTACAGACCAACATGTTATCATACTTCACCACAGAAGTCTAACTGCTGAGCAAGAGAATCTCGCCTTGTAGACTGTAGTTCAGGAGAGTGTGAAGGTATTATTAAGCTACCAAGAAATGCAGGTTATAATTCAGAAGAAGTGGAAGTTGTTGATGTTTCTGTCATCATCTTAGAAATCCACATGGTTGAAAGACAGTGCTTCCATCTATAAGATGACAATGGAACTGCTAGTTGGCTTGCTAAATCTCTTTTGAATAGATGGGTCTCTTTTGATTCCGGGAAGGTATGTGTGTATTCTGACCCTGGAATTTCATGTCCAAAGCCTCCTTGACACAAATGGGACTTGCTTGAACAACAAGTTTCAAGTCTGATGATCATGTTTATAACACATTTTGTATATAACTGACAAAAACGTCAGTCCAGTTGAGCCAGATAAACACTAGGTTTACAATTATTATATTGTATCATCTGTGCTGATCTCAAGCATCTTATTAGACAGATCATCTACAATTTATCAAATAATTctacattttccttttttgaaatatcaaataactTTATATACATACAGGTTTTGCATACAGCTCAAAGTTAACGGCTCTAAAAACGGATGTCGCATCCACCTTTTTAAATCCTGGTTCCTGGATTTTCCCGAGGGACTTCAGAGCTTCTTTGATGTTTTCTCCCTTCATTCTTTAGTCTGATGTACCATCTGAAATCACAGGAAATAATTGCATCATTCTCTTGGTGACCCTTCCTCTGAAAAATAGAACAGACATTACTCTAGACTAGGCTCTAAGTTTAACGCATCactccttcaaagaaaacactgcgttgCGCCCCTGATTACAGATTAGGCTGATCTCATCTGATCTGATGGCTGAAGCACAATTTGCTCTTTACGGCAATGCAGTGTTTTCTTGAAAGAGATATGGGTTAGAGGTCATCTAGGATATATCCAATCTATTTAGGCCTAAacccctttttttcatttttgcaaaagCAAAAGTGAAATACTGGGCGCATCCATCTTGTAATTGCCCGGATGTGAAAAATCTAAAACGCGATGATTGGGGTCTTGCGAGTAAACCACTACTGCAAAATACAACATCAGAAACAAAAGATGACCATCAAGATCTTATTTAACATGTTTGCTTGAAAACTTGGCAATAAGTTTAGTATTTCAgggcaattttgataatttttacaAACAAACATATTTTTCTGCTCTTTTGACGTCCATTTTTGGTCTTATAAAATTATTGAGATGATAAGTGGCAGCTGACAAGTAACTAtacctaaatatttaaatattgTAGTTAACTAGGTGAAAATGAATAGGTTAGGATTTTCGTGTATAGCTCACATTTTGTTTTGCGTAAATAGGACCTTATGTGGAATATAGtgaaaaataattgaaaaatgtATGAATGATTGCAGACTAAAAACTGAGCGCTATACTTCCGGTTTTTCAGTTGACCAATCAAATTCCAGAGATTTCCCGCTGGACTCCCCGTGTCCATTCGGTTACAGAAATCCTGACTGATGTCCCCctataaaattctgaaatttaAGAAAACTAAGTGAAATCTGCAGTTGCGAATTGGTAATTTCCTTTTTCAAGTATATGCAAATACTGTTTACTGTATTTGTTATCTGTGTGCCTGCCTGGATCACCTCTAAATAATGGTCGATGTTGTCTAATGTTCACAAGAAATTTCTGGATCGTCGGccattttattttcaggaaGAAACCATTCCATAGGGTGCATTCGGTTGTATTCGACCCGAATATAACCCTGACTCCCTGTTCTCCGCCTTTTGGAAGAGACCGAGAACAGGCGAACACATGCCCGAGTCTCGGAACGGGTTGGTACTGTTGTCATAGCTACCCTACTGGAACCACCGGAAAACCCTTGTTCGTTGATGAAAATAACTTGCCGGCCGGGGTTTTCCCGTGGTTCCGGTAGGGTAGTTATGAGAACAGTACTAATGCGTTCGAGGCTCGGGAACGTGTTCGCCTGTTCTCGGTCCGTTCCAGAATGGTGGAGAACAGGGAGTCTAATACACCCCATTTGTTTTGCAAGCTGTTACACTTGGCAGAAGATTTAATTCTTGTGCCTTTGTGATTTATATGATAAAGTCCTTACAACCCAAGATTTGAATAGTAAGGGTGTGAAAGGTGTCGTCTCGGTTGACTCACAGGTGGCTGTGAACTAAGCACTGGCCTGGTCTGTCCCGAATCtaaaagtgaaagtgaaagaaggGATTGAGTTGGTCTTGGGTTGTTGGGAGTTCACTGGCATGTTCATGTTTAgccggggggaggggggtgtaACGATAACCGAAGATCTCTACTCGGCACGTGTACGTATGAAAACATCCAGGATGTATAGTAGAGTAGTTGCCAAGTAGGCCTAAGTTAAGTAAaatgctgtttaggatgaccgaaTGATGGTATTCATATTTGCAGGTTGATGCCAGCTAGTGCTAGGCAGGATGGATGCTGAAGACATATCCCAGGGCCAAGCAGCTCCTCCAACCAAGAAGCTCATTAGCCCTTCTGGAAAGCATTTACTTCACCGGTTACCTACGTTTTCTGGACCGACAAGGATTGCCCAAAGCAAGGCGAGTGTTAAGGAACATGTGGCGGAGGAGACTGCTATACACGTAGTTCCCGTGGAGGAGACGGTCAAGGAACCTGTTCCTGAGGTTGAACCTACTGCAGGAGATGCAGATAAAAAAGTTGAAGCGATGGAATGTCAAGATGGAGAAAAGGCTCTTTTATCTGAGGACGCTCTTAAGAATACAGCAGAGGAAACAGGAAAAGCGTTGGACAGTGTCAATCCTACATCTGCCACTGATGAGAAAGTAGAGAAAATGGATGTTGATGAAACTGCTGCGAAGGCTCCTAATCCTACCCCGATAAAGAAGCGGATCCGTCGCTCCGTCAGTATTAACAGTAACGCCAGCAAAAACGATTCTGAAGATGGGGTGGTCAATTTGTTGCCTGAATCTGGTCCTGTGACAGATAAGTCTCCTGCTGCTTCCGTGTCTGGTGATGctcaagaaaagaaaaagaagagccGTCATAAGTTGTCCCCAGAGGAACTTTCCAAGCCGTCGACATGGTTGGTTGGTGATCTTGTCTGGTCAAAAGTCAGTGGTCACCCATGGTGGCCTTGCATGATCTCCTATGATCCGATTCTAGGTGTTCATACCAAGTTGTTGGGAAGCAGTAAGTATTCTTGATGTCTTTCTTCAGGTTTTTTTCATTGTCAGTGTGCAGTCGAGAAATGTTGCCTAAAAGTGAAAACACTTGTAATTTTTTGCTTTGCGTACTGTCCCTCCTattttgtaactttttacacaaaGGGTATTCATTGATGTGATAGATAAACATCAGCGATCATAAAATGCTCAATAGAATTAGAAGCTCTATAAAAATGTGTCTGATCAGAATATTAatagaaatatatatatatttcatgaCTTGTCATTGCTTATTTGAACAGTCGGCACAAGGGAATGATGTCTAATTGTTTTAATTTATGAGGGGTTTGTTCTACCCCATGAATAACTATAGTCTGACCCTTGTTCTACAATACAATTCAGTACCAAACACTTGGGTGTGCTGTTTTGCCTGCCATCTTGATTTAATTTAATGATTCTACCTTTCAGGTGTACTGCAGCGTGCTTATCATGTCCAATACTTTGGTGCGAGGGCCGAGCGTGGTTGGTCCAGAAGTGCTGCAGTCATTGAGTTCAAGGGGAAAGATGCCTTTTCAGAACAAATCAAAAACCACGCTTCCCCAGGGAGAAATCGCAACAAGAATGTTTTTGATCTTGCACCGTCCAAAAAAGCACCATGGAACTTCGCTGTGAATGAAGCTGATGAGGCCATGAAACTCACGCGAAACGACCGAAAGAGCAAATTGACATTTCAGTACATGCCGCCTAAAACGAAGTCTGCTTCCACGTCGGGGAGTACCCCGGAAACTCGTCCAAAAGAAAAGAAGGCGCCTGCTAGAAAATCTACTGGCAGTATTGCAACGAAGGCCGCTGACGTTTCACATGCTGATTTGATGAATGGTTTGCTGCAGCAGGGGACGAAGAAAAAGCGTCGATCTGCACCAGCCAAAAAAAAAAGGAAGTCGAACTGTGGCGTAGGGACGTCGTCGGAGATTCTTGTATCTTCTGGGTTTGACGTCTACTTTGAGAAAAATGCCACGAAGGTGAAGGCAGATCATCCCCAGTTCACTGACGATGCCGTCAAGCAGTATCTGCAGCATCACTGGATCTGTCTGAGTCACGAACAGAAACAGGAGTATGAAGGAACAGGTAAAAAACTACTTTGTGATCATTGAGGAGGGGTCGCAACTTTTGAAGTGACATTTCATGAAGAGCCACGCGTCAAAATCAGTCTTTGCGATGTCCGACTTGATCCTTatgagattttttttaatttatgaGGGGTTTGTTCTACCCTATGAATAACTTTAGTCTGACCCTTGTTCTGCCAAGCAGGCGGTTCTAATTCTTGTCTAATCTTGAAGGAGGAAGTATAAAATGTGTGTTTTCTTATTTCAGTTATCCTGGAAGACCAAGGGGGGCGTCGTCTCTCCGCCCGCGTCAAGAAGCCATCCAAGAAAGTTCTTGAGGCAGTGGATGATATGTCTGGGGATCCTGAAGACACAGATGAGGAGTCACCCGCTGAGAAAGAGGTAAGAATGGTTTAAAACAACTTACTATTTTTAGCAGGACTGAAATGGACAAGGCATGGGGAGTTTATGACCCATTTTTTTCGCCCGAGGAGGACAGATGGCACTTTTTGAGTAGATAGAACAAGGGAATGATGATCAATGGTTTAGATTTATGAGGGGTATGTTCGACCCTATGAATCATATCTATAGTGTGACCCTTGCTCTTCTCTTGTAAACTGTTTAAAAACGAGTTAAGTTGAGTTGAAATTCGTTCCTACCAACTGCAAGAAATTAATATTCGTCAACTCTCAATCTACATTTTAGACATCGCCTGAAGCCGTAAGGAAAATCAATGTGTCCGAGTTGGAGGGACCACGACATGTGGAAGACACCCTCGATGACACTATTAACTGTTTCCTCTACGGTGATGACTATCAAAAGGTACATTCAGAACATATCTAGTTGTGTTGTGTCTGTCCTGCTATCGATGCAGTCGTCGAGGTTCCCATTTAGTCAGTGTTaaataaagtagaacctctctattgagaacaccctccggactgacaagtgctgtccataatagagaggtgtactgattagagaggtgaaattgaatggaaacaaccaatttgggtccaaacctagtgtccttaatagagaggagtccgctaagggaggttccactgtacgtcATGAAATGATTCCAGTGATGTTCCAAGTTTTCTAAAGAAAAACTTTTGTTGGATAAATTCTATCCTAAAACAGTGAGTTTCTTCActtcaaaaagaaaatattaaaattttGTGACTGACTAAACAAAAGTTTAAAAAATGGGAACCTTGCAAAACTGTACATAGCTAGCTTTGTTTCACACCTCTTTCCTCTCAGTTTACCTTTAGGTCAGTAGTACATGTTGTAGATGCTTCTAACCCATATCCATtggttttcaatttttgaattCCTTTTGGGCTGCAGGACTTTTCTCTATGTGATGTGTTTTCATTGGCGGGGGTTCACTAACTGATTTTCTTCCTCACTGTAAATATTTGCACTTGCTTACTAATAAGCTGTTAATCGGCATATCAGAGATGGATCGAGTGTATTAGTGGCTTAGAGGCAGTCCAGAGTCTGAAACCCATACTAAGCCACCAATCTATTTGCTTACTGATACTAACTTATTCCGTACTGGCTTTCCTTTGTGTCCTTCATGAAGTATGTTTTCAAAAAAGGAAGCCCTCTAAATCTGCCCGGTCTTCAGTAAAACATCCTTGATAATCCTCCAAACTTTCCCTTGGTGTTGGTTTTTCAACAAAACTAACATATGTAGCGGTGCTGGTATAATCTCCTGATATCAATCAAGCTTTGAATGTTCGGTTTTCAATTTCCAGTTTCTTTTTATTgagaataaaaatgaaataaaattcttAGTTTTTACACCTGGTACTTACTACTTGCATGTAAGAGGTTGAATATTTCTCCAAAATGCAGACATTCCAGTGGTAACCAATACAATAATGCAGAATTTTTTCCAGTTTCAGCTTCTGAATCTAAAGTCTCTTTCGCTAAAAGAACAGCTCTTCATTTCATGCATGTTCTTCTGACTAAAACTACACGACTATCAACAATTTGTAATGTTGATGTGTTATTTCAGGCCATTGAAGAACAAAGTGTTGTGAAGTCAGAAAACAAACTGCCCAAAGTTAAAAAACCTGCTGCTCTTGGAAAGCCTGTGGAAGCTAAGAAGATCGCTGGAGTGAGGAAAGCTCCCAAGATGAAGAAGCCTGTCGGTACGAATAGGCCCCATAAGGTGGATAAGCGTGGACAGAAACGAAAGCGTACCGAACCGGTACCACTTGATTCCACCGACTTTGAAAGCCAGCACGAGATTGAAGAAAAGCCGAAATTGAAACGCCAGCGGACAAAGGATGgtacgtcgtcgtcgtcttcggaTGGTGAAAAAGGGAGGAAGAAAGTCAAGGAGGACACGTCCGATACAGATTATCATTCCGGCAAGAAACCGAGGAAGAGGGCAAAAGTGGAGACCCCAACTGAAAGCGAGGTGAGATTTGAGGATGGTGGAAAACTTTAGCCGTGGTGGTTGTAAGTTTTACCGATTTTGTCCGATTTGGTCTAATTTGTGTCGCTTAGAACTCCAAAGGGTGACGAACCACCTAGATTTGAACGACCCCAGTTAAAACCCGGCTGTAACTATCTGCAAAGTAAAATTCTCCTGGTCTGTATTTCCCTGCATTGTGTGTCTTGTTTGATATATTTTAGGTCAACTTTTTCAGTCAGATGCATTAGAAATAGATTACGACGCACTCGATGATGATCCCAACAAGCCCGATGCGTACAACTACAAGCCCGGGAAAGTGTGTCAAATCTGTGAAAAACCCGATGACCTGATCCAGTGTGAGGGTACCTGCATGGTGTCATTCCATCCAACTTGCCTGGGCATGACTGTTGCTCCTGTCGCAGAGTTTAAATGCGATGAGTGCCTTTCAGGTAAGGTTACAACATATTTGTCTGTTCTCGAGCTATGGTGTATTGTTAACTatgcagggtttccgccaggattaaatttgagggggagaaaaaaaaaaattctaaaattttttttttcttaaaaagggtatatgacccctcctgagacgttttttggccctaaaactgcTACAATTGGCttccaaatgctcttattttacatatcaaatcatgaaaattactcatttgacagtaaaacaaactttagtgctcaaaattaagggggatatccccccttgaaatattttaggggggatgaatccccccatcccccctctggcggaaaccctgctaTGTGTCGGTCGTCAGATGTGGGACGCTCTCCTCCCTTTGCTGTTTGGTACCAAGTTGTCTAGATTTATGTCATTTTGGAGAGGTATGCATCTTGCCAAGTTAAACCAAGGCAGAACTATGAAATTCATTGTGGGGCCAGCTTGCCCACTTTGATTTTCCTACGCACCTGCATTAAGTTCTTACTGATAGAAAACTTCTGTTGCCTGTGTttctatacagtagaacctctctatttataaggacaccctcgcgactgacaactgctgtccttaatagagaggtgtcctgattagagaggtcaaattgaaaattatctCTTTCAGGTGTCCACACGTGCTTTGCGTGCAAGAAGACGGACAAGGAGACGAGACGATGTTCGATCGCGATGTGTGGCAAGTTCTATCATGAGGATTGCTTGAAGGGGATGAAGCAGGCCCGTATAGAGGGAAAGAACTTTATCTGTCCACTGCATGGATGTGCTACGTGTTATGCAAACAACCCTAAAAGTATGAAGGCAAACAAAGGTAACCCATCTTTGATACTTGTTAAAAGCCTCAAACccatgacgtcataaaggggcccagcatcacgtcaaccactgcgtcttgacgtcagttccaacagcccacacggtttaagagatcaagcgaagacttttgagTCTTCACAACGGTCACATAAGCcaagctggtcgcatctcatcACATTGCCACGTCGAAAACATCTTTGATACTTGTCTTCTGATCTCAACTGTTTCTACTGATTACTGTGAAACGGGTATTTCTTAAATTGCGTCTGAATTTCAAATCCACTTCCTACTTTCAGGTCGGTTGGTGCGTTGTATTCGATGCCCCACGGCCTACCACACAGGCATTGGTGACCAGTGCATAGCGGCTGGTTGCGAGCAGATCACCGCCTGTAGTATGATTTGCAGTAAACACTTCAAACCGGAGAAAAACAAGGGACATCACGCCCATGTCAACGTGAGTTGGTGCTTCGGTTGCTCAAAAGGTGAGTCTCTCAACTTGTGATATTCATGCAAGTATTATTAACAAGGTCTAAAATGTTAAGTTAAGATGGCTCTTATTTGGCTCGATGAGCTATGAAATTTTTCGTATCATGTCTCCGGGCCTTGAATGAAAGGTGATTATTAACGTTGTCCTCGATTCCAGGTGGTACTCTACTGTGCTGTGAGTCATGTCCCGCGGCCTTCCATCACCAGTGTCTCGGCATTGACTTCCCTGAAGGCAGCTGGTATTGCAATCAGTGCGCAGACGGCAAACGACCGCTGTACGACGACATCGTTTGGGTGAAGTTAGGGAATTATCGGTGGTGGCCAGCTGTGATATGTCATCCGAGGAACGTCCCCAAAAATATCCAAGACAAGAAACACCAAGTTGGAGAATTTCCCGTCCATTTCTTCGGTTCCAAAGATTATTTCTGGACGCATCAGGCCCGAGTGTTTTTGTTCCAAGATGGTGACAAGGGGAGTCGTGAAACTGCCAATACAAAGAGGTTGGAAGAAGTGTTTAAAAATGGTGAATATTATTTTTGATGATTCGTAACCTTGTCGTCCCACTGTAAAAGCCTTATGAATAAACTACAGGGTTGCCCAGAAAACTTTCCCTCACAGATGGATGCACAAGCTACAGTCTTGTGTGTTGAACAGGTTATGAAAATTAGAAAAGTTAAAGTGttaaatttggaaaatttgttgGGTCTTCAAAAAAGTTGTGTTGCAAGTCACAACAGTGGTGTTTATTTTCCAATTTATTTCCCTTGCAGCTGTATTAGAGGCATCTGAAGCATTCCAAAACTGGAAGAAGATAAAAGAGGCTAAAAAGCAACAAGATACACTAAGAATTGAGAAGAAACCCCCTCCATATAAATACATCAAGGTGAGTGAAAGAAAAAGAGCTTAATCTGGTACAGTGACTTGACCAGATACTTGTTGTAGGTAAAATATGTACTTGTGTAGGATGGTACAAATTGGAAGCATTGGTGTTGCACACCTGTCCTAAGCAGATGAAATAAATCTAGCTCTTATTTGCCAAGTGGCCCAGTTTGCCCCTAAATTGTTTTGACACATACATGTTAATCTTCAAAAGCATTTAGCTGGTCTTTGTTGGAAATGTGCACAATCCAATGGAAAAGGGGATGAACTCTGAGAACATCAGAAATTAACATCTGAAATGTTTGCTTAGAAATGCTGTGAGGACATGTCCCTTGCCTTGTTCTGTCCTGAAATAACAATTGTCTTTGTTTGACAGGTGAATGTACCTGTTGGTAACGTCACGGTTCATAAGGCCGACCTCACTAAAATACCAAGATGCGAGTGTACGGAAGAGATGCCGTGTACCAAGGAATCTGACTGCCTGAACAGAATGCTCATGTACGAGTGCCATCCGACCTTATGTCCAGCAGGTGAAAAGTGCCAAAATCAATGCTTCCAGAAACGGCAGTATCCCGAGGTCGTGCCATATAAAACACCTGGGCGAGGCTGGGGGCTCAAGTGTAGATTTGATATCAAAAAGGTGAGAATAAATCACAGTGGAACATTGTTAACTTAACACTGTGACTGTAGATACGTGGttatagtgacttgttttcgatttcTGTTCTCACTCAATGCGTTGATGTTTGCCTTGGGTACAGGGAACCAGTTCTCTTGGTCCCAACGTGGGATTGTTGTAGTGAGGTTCCACTAAAGATTTTGTTGATGAAGGTTTTACTACTTAGAATAGATTCCCACAGAGATTTCCCACTATGAATACCAGGGAGTGATTGCTTCATAAACTTTGATATATTCTTGTTATTTCCAAGGAGTACCATTTTCAAATGCTTCGTAAAACTTAAAAAATACTGGAAGCTTTTATTCTCAGAAGTAATTAGAATATTTGTATCATGTCATTGCAGGGTGAATTCGTGAATGAATATGTTGGAGAGCTGATTGATGACGAAGAGTGCGCCCGTCGGATTAAAAAAGCCCACGATGACAACTTCTCGAGCTTTTATTTATTGACACTTGATAGTAAAAGGTAATAAATTAAGAAAACTTTTGGTAGTTTTGACTATTTTTAACTCGGTTTTACTTGAAATACCAAATTTGGCCTGGGAGTCAGTTAAATGACATCACAGCTATAACACAAGATCGCTTTGAGAGATATTCCTTTTGCTTAGTGCATATATAACTTGCTTAATCGTCTATCTTGATATTTCAGAGTGATAGATGCTGGTCCGAAAGGCAACCTATCACGCTTCATGAACCATAGCTGTGAGCCAAACTGCGTCACCCAAAAATGGAACGTGAATGGCGATGTCCGAGTGGGTTTGTTTGCGACCTGTGATATCTCCGCAGGTAAGAAATGACAACAAACTTGGACAAAGTATCAGCTTCTCGAATTTTGAGTTAATGAGTATTTTTCACCCTGGCTGAGAGAAAGTTGTCATTTAAAAATAACCAATTGCCTGTTCTTGATTAATATTTTGCCTTGGTCTTATATCGCACTGTCTGTTGCAAGGCGCTGCAGTTGTCTGCTTCAATGTGACAACTCGGCCAAGAGAAGTATCGTTATCCCCTCTGATCACTGACAATCTCATCAAAATAATAGCTGGCTGAAGCATTTTAGCTCAAGACCTGACTATCATCACGATTTTTGTGACTGCCATTTATATTTGTGTAACTTATAATTTCATGTTTCTCCATGGCCTTATCAAGTTTTTTGTGGCTGCCATTTATATTTGTGTAACTTATATTTTCATGTTTCTCCATGGCCTTATCAAGTTTTTTGTGGCTGCCATTTATATTTGTGTAACTTATATTTTCATGTTTCTCCATGGCCTTATCAAGTTTTTTGTGGCTGCCATTTATATTTGTGTAACTTATATTTTCATGTTTCTCCATGGCCTTATCAAGATTTTTGTGGCTGCCATTTATATTTGTGTGACTTATATTTTCATGTTTCTCCATGGCCTTATCTGACAATGACCAGATCCTGTAACCCAAAAGATCACTAATATTATCCTTCCCTTTCTAGGTTCTGAGCTGACCTTCAACTACAACCTGGACTGTTTAGGCAATGATAAGAAGGTGTGCTGTTGTGGGGCAACACGATGTAGTGGCTTTCTTGGTGTGCCTCCCAAGGTAAGATTCATAAGTTACGAATAGGATGCAGTCAAATTTCTTCGCTATATCATACCAGTTTCTCCTTGTCATTCATGGAGACGTGTACTTTCCAGCTTCAGATGGAAGAGTCTTCAATCAAGGAAAGTGACCTGTCGCCTCTAGTTGATTCCTGGAACCTTCAGTTCCTGTAATGGCAAAAAGTTACATTACATCAACATCTGTGTGTGAAATTCTTGACAACCGAAACCCTTTTCTGCTGATTTGCATTCAGCATTTACTAAAGATACGCTTAAAATCACACatgctatacatgcttcccgaaattggtggcttgcattggaactaactttttccctgaTGTCCGTCATTAAaagcattcaagtgtgttggtcaaccatgactatctcctttgtccctccaccataaggcctagtttccccttatgacatcactatttcggacactcggcgccccatttctggaaaggtgtatagatgTGGTTCTTGTTTACAAACTGTGATGCCAAAACAGGCCTATGGTATTTTTTCCGAACAAGTCATTCCATTTCTCTTATCTCTTCCAGACTGCTTCGGCAATGGACCGGGTAGA is a genomic window containing:
- the LOC135489888 gene encoding histone-lysine N-methyltransferase NSD2-like — protein: MDAEDISQGQAAPPTKKLISPSGKHLLHRLPTFSGPTRIAQSKASVKEHVAEETAIHVVPVEETVKEPVPEVEPTAGDADKKVEAMECQDGEKALLSEDALKNTAEETGKALDSVNPTSATDEKVEKMDVDETAAKAPNPTPIKKRIRRSVSINSNASKNDSEDGVVNLLPESGPVTDKSPAASVSGDAQEKKKKSRHKLSPEELSKPSTWLVGDLVWSKVSGHPWWPCMISYDPILGVHTKLLGSSVLQRAYHVQYFGARAERGWSRSAAVIEFKGKDAFSEQIKNHASPGRNRNKNVFDLAPSKKAPWNFAVNEADEAMKLTRNDRKSKLTFQYMPPKTKSASTSGSTPETRPKEKKAPARKSTGSIATKAADVSHADLMNGLLQQGTKKKRRSAPAKKKRKSNCGVGTSSEILVSSGFDVYFEKNATKVKADHPQFTDDAVKQYLQHHWICLSHEQKQEYEGTVILEDQGGRRLSARVKKPSKKVLEAVDDMSGDPEDTDEESPAEKETSPEAVRKINVSELEGPRHVEDTLDDTINCFLYGDDYQKAIEEQSVVKSENKLPKVKKPAALGKPVEAKKIAGVRKAPKMKKPVGTNRPHKVDKRGQKRKRTEPVPLDSTDFESQHEIEEKPKLKRQRTKDGTSSSSSDGEKGRKKVKEDTSDTDYHSGKKPRKRAKVETPTESESDALEIDYDALDDDPNKPDAYNYKPGKVCQICEKPDDLIQCEGTCMVSFHPTCLGMTVAPVAEFKCDECLSGVHTCFACKKTDKETRRCSIAMCGKFYHEDCLKGMKQARIEGKNFICPLHGCATCYANNPKSMKANKGRLVRCIRCPTAYHTGIGDQCIAAGCEQITACSMICSKHFKPEKNKGHHAHVNVSWCFGCSKGGTLLCCESCPAAFHHQCLGIDFPEGSWYCNQCADGKRPLYDDIVWVKLGNYRWWPAVICHPRNVPKNIQDKKHQVGEFPVHFFGSKDYFWTHQARVFLFQDGDKGSRETANTKRLEEVFKNAVLEASEAFQNWKKIKEAKKQQDTLRIEKKPPPYKYIKVNVPVGNVTVHKADLTKIPRCECTEEMPCTKESDCLNRMLMYECHPTLCPAGEKCQNQCFQKRQYPEVVPYKTPGRGWGLKCRFDIKKGEFVNEYVGELIDDEECARRIKKAHDDNFSSFYLLTLDSKRVIDAGPKGNLSRFMNHSCEPNCVTQKWNVNGDVRVGLFATCDISAGSELTFNYNLDCLGNDKKVCCCGATRCSGFLGVPPKTASAMDRVDDGKKDKKKKKKKRKLIHKPKHEDDCFRCGEGGTLVMCDLPGCTKAYHMDCLTLDKLPYGKWICPWHHCDECGKKAVRKCTECPNSFCLAHTEGHITEMADGKLFCREHEDLIETYTLTGSSTSATSSEGETNGEDAACEDAEPGDQNKEKRDQAVNTDTNLNSNGDSSSSESHLNGTKNSSGGEKGSSKSKGKKKGQGRPRKASVDTEDQKTQMPDKEGPERIGHKKMSKVGKINESLLRLKMKQKMKKMKKANGSVKAKKTENNNDVKPGEQKDSTTTDDDEFPSLVIDIPGC